CAATGTCGCCGTCCCGACCGTGACAACGACCACCAAACAGGTCGATGTTCCCACCGTGACCGTCGACAATCAGCAGTAAGCCACTTCCGAAGGGCGCAATGGCCGCGTAGCAGGGGCCATGGTCCGTCCGTTCTCCGATCCGATGCTGGCCGCGCTCGACGAAGCGCGCGCGGCCGCGCAAGCGGGAGAGGTGCCGGTCGGGGCGGTGGTCACCCGCGGCGGGACGATCGTCGGCCGCGGTCGCAATCGCATGCGCGGGGGGAACGATCCTACCGCGCATGCCGAGATCGTCGCCCTGCGCGCGGCCGGCGCAAGTCTCGGCACGTCACGGCTCGATGATTGCGATCTCTGGGTGACGCTCGAACCGTGCGCGATGTGCGCCGGTGCGATCGCGCTGGCCAGGATCGGCCGCCTTTATTTCGGCGCGACCGATCCCAAGGGAGGCGCGGTGCTACACGGTCCGCGATTGTTCACACAACCGACTTGCCACCACGCGCCCGAAGTCTTCCCCGGCATCGGGGAGGAGGCTTCGGGCGACATGCTGCGGGCGTTCTTTCGAACTCGCAGGGACTGACCTACGCGGCGTCCTGCTCAAGCGGCACGATGCGTATCTCGACCCGGCGATTGGCGGCACGCTCGGCCTCAGTGGCATTGTAATTACCGGGCAGTGGCCTGCTGGATCCGAAACCCTGGGTGGCGATCCGCTGCA
The nucleotide sequence above comes from Sphingosinicella sp. BN140058. Encoded proteins:
- a CDS encoding nucleoside deaminase produces the protein MVRPFSDPMLAALDEARAAAQAGEVPVGAVVTRGGTIVGRGRNRMRGGNDPTAHAEIVALRAAGASLGTSRLDDCDLWVTLEPCAMCAGAIALARIGRLYFGATDPKGGAVLHGPRLFTQPTCHHAPEVFPGIGEEASGDMLRAFFRTRRD